AGTGCGAAGATGGGCCTTAAGGTGGGAACTTTTGAAGTAGGTCTTCCGGCAACCTGGGAAGCTGCAAACATAGTTCCTCCTTCGGGAAAAGTCTACCTGAGGGACACAGTTTTGGCTAGAGGCGATGAACACTGGAGCAGGGGCAAGGGGCAACAACTTGGTATTCCCAGCAGCCATGACATTGGCTGCACAGGGGGCAGGCGGAGGGAGGGCTCCCTGGGGCAGGACCAACATCACAGCTCCCTGAGGCACAGGAGGTCCCACGAACACAGGTTGAGGTGCTGGAGCAGCCTGAGCTAGGATGGGTCTCACAGTCCCCACAGACAACTGGGGAGGGGGCTTCAAAAAAGCTGGTAACATGCTACTTTGTCCAGTCACAGGGATCATCTGGCAAAGGACAGGGGGAGcagggacagagacagaaatCAGAGAGGTGGTTTTCCTGGGCAGGTCATTTTCATAATTCTTTGGTGAGCAAGTCTGAACTGCAACAGGCCACCCTGCCTGCTGGCCTTTGTCAGTGAGCAGCAGGCCACTAGACTTGTGCAAGCAGGGCTGACAGGACACCAAGTTAGTGTTGAGTAAACTGTCTGTGAGGTGTGTGTCCTGCAAAGTTTCAAAGTGTCCCAGAAGCTGCTCTTCTCCTTCTCTGCTGTCAGAAAGCTGGCAATCTGGAGTCTGGGTGGTGGGAAAGCAGGCAGCAGGGCTCTCCCCAGTGTGTCGGATCACGCTGGTCCCCTTGGCCCTGCAGGGAGAGCTGGGCACTGGCTCCAAACTCAGCAAGCCCCTCTCCGCGCCCCTGCTCAGAGCTCTGGCCACTACAGCAGAGGACTGGAGGACATCCGTGGCTGTGCATGCTTTGGAATCTGTTACTTGGGGAGAAACAGGTGTCCTTGTCGATGGCTCCACGAGATCAGGGCTCTGAGGAGGAGTTatgcacttgaaaaaaaaaagtaccatgtGAAAAGgttgctttaaaatttaaaagggaTTTAATTCATCACAATGCTCCCAATATCTTTACACGGAATCATCTAGACACTCAGCTAACCCTGTTTGCAACATCCCAGTGGGTTTCAAGGCTGCATGGGGCACTTTGCTTTCTCAGCTTATTCCCACAGCGTTTACCTCTCCCAAACCTACACAAGAGCCCAATGCAGGGAACTCTGAGAGGAGCTCCTGGCCGCCAGGCCCACCACTTCTGCAACCCTCCCGACAACCCACAGGCCCTTCCCATCCCTCTCCAAATCTACTTTCTACACTCTTCTTTCAGAGCAAGCTTCCAGCCCAGGACAATCACAATTTCCACTTCTGTTAGCAACCTACAGTTCTCAACTTCTCCAAGCTGAGATGCAATTTTTCCAAGTACTTTCACAGATGCAgcaaattaaaaaaccaaaaaacaggaGTGACTTACTGCACCCAACTCACACAACTCACATTAAGGAGTCGGCTGCCACAGGAGGGCAGAGGTGCCACCCAACGAAGGCAATCTGATGTCAAAGTACATGCTTTCTCCAGCTGCTACCGATATATCCTGATACTAGAGGCTGGGTCACCAGGAGAATCTAAGCTCCACCCCGAGATTCCCCTGGGGAGGTAAATTTCACTTTCTCACATTAATCTGTAGGTTTCATCCCACGGACATTAACCATGTAGCTAGCAAGGTATCATCCATCCACAGAAAGAGCATATTTTTCAGATATGAaggaagaatttcttttttttgttctttttttttttttggagatgggggtcttgctctgtcgcccaggctggagtgcagtggcgcgatctcagcttaccgcaacctccacctcccaggttcaagagattctcctacctcagactcctgaatagctgggactacaggcgcccgccaccacacccagataaattttgtattttaatagagatgaggtttcaccatgttggtcaggctggtctcgaactcctgacctcgtgatccgcctgcctggccctcccaaagtgctgggattacaggcttgagccaccatgcccagctgaaggAAGAGTTTCTACTCCTTCAGACCCACACAGAGAGGGTATGCAACTTATTTGCCAGCGTCCCAGGGAATCTTCTCACAAGTTCTTCAAACCACTGAGTTCAGCTACCCTAGTCATTTCACAAAAAtgctcctccctcccacctcctcttaCCAGAGTCGATAAAGAATGGAAGTCTTTTGGTAGTTCAGGTGTGGCTGCATCCATATGCACAGTGGTGGTGACATCCCCAGAGTCAGAGACAGGCGTGAGGGGTCTCACCCGCAACAGGTCACCTTTCTGGGATCTCTGACCCCAGGAGCTCATACAAACAAGAGCCTCGACAGCTTCCATGTCTGTTTGCTCCAAGATGCTGCAAGTAGACCTTTCGCTGTCATGCCGCTTCCTCTCCAGGATGGACTCACATATGTCCATGATGTCAACCTAAAGGCGACACAACACAACGGCTTCTCAGTGCAGGGGAAATACAGAGGCCACCCATGATGGGCATGTGGATATGCATACCAGAAGCCTACAGTAAGCATGTAATGCACATGCAATACTCTACAGCAACAAACACCGAGCTGTAGTAAAAGACATTCAAGGAATGCTCATGACAATTCGGCTTTTAAGCCAACATTTCAAAGACAGAACTAAGCTGGCAAGCGTTGCCGCCAAAAATCCTGACTCTTAAAAAAGGCTACTAAGTTcacatttttcttgggtaaatgattaataaaattaaCTCCTGAGGTTCAAGCCAAACAGTGGCTGGGGTAAAGCAGCTGCCCAACACTGAGGCCATCTAGTCGGTCTGCCAGTGGCCGTGGTGCCCAGATGGCTCTCTGAGGCGGCAAAGCCGCCAAAGCAGTGTCCCTACAGATGCTCTCAGGGACTCTGGGGCCTTTCCCCTAGGCCTCCAGGACTCCAAGCAGATAGGGCCCATGGCAATTCCATCAGTTCCCTCCACAGATTCGGGAGTGGAAGTCATCTGTTACTGTCCCAAGGCTAGCAGGTGGTGACAGGAAGCCAACCTGCCGCGATCCTGGAAAGGATCtcttggcagttttttttttttgagatgggagtctcagttgcccaggctggcgtgcagtggcacaatctcggctcactgcagtgcccgccaccacacttgggtaatttttgtatttttagtagaaagagagttttgctatgttggtcaagctggtctcgaactcctgacctcccgagttcaagcaattctcctgcctcagcctccagagtagctgggaggcatccgccaccacgcccagaaaattttgtatttttagtagagacgaggtttcaccatgttggccaggctggtctccaacccctgacctcaggcgatccacccgccttgacctcccaaagtgctgggattacaggcgcccggccttgtttttttgagacagcgtcttgctctgttgcccaggctggagtgcagtggcaccatctcggctcaccacaacctctgcctctcaggttcaagcgactctcctgcctcagcctccccagtagctgggattacaggcgcccaccaccatgctcagctgatttttgtatttttagtaaagagcgGTTTTCGCCATGTTTGtaaagctggtctcgaacccccgacctcaggtgatccgcccacctcggtctcccaaagtgctgggattacagacgtgagccaccgcacccgaccctCACCATCTCTTTAAtctggaggggaggaggagggaacagGCTGGAATGAGCTGATCTCTTCCAAAAGAAAACTAATCCGGGGGtgagagggtgatattactctGAGAAGAGTAATATACCTCCCTCCCAGGGAGGttacagtgggctgagatcgcgggcccactgcactccggcctgggcgatagagtgagactccgtattaaaaaaaaacaaaaacggaaAAGAAACTTTAAATGTACGAAGATACACGTTTCCTCTCAATCTGCCATGCACCAAAGCATCAAAGCTTTCCGTCTGCCCGGGTTCCCCGAGATCAAACAAGACGAGGCCACCTCAAATCCCCCGCCTCTGTCTCGCAGGCTGCGCCACGAAACCCCCCTGTGAAGTCACAGAACCGGACGCCGAGGCCCGCTCACCACACGGGCGGGAAGGGGCTCGCCCAGCCCATAGTGCCCGCAAACCACGAGGCCCGCGCTCGGCCCACGTCCACGGCTACCTCCCCGAAGCCCCCGGGTCGCGACGCTTAGGGCCCCCAACGCTCGCGTGCCGCGTTCCCGCCTCCAGGCGTTGCCCCGCCCCCAGGGCCGGGCGGCGCTCCCGACTCCCGTCGTTGCCCCGGCCCCCAAACCTTGCCCCGCCCCCAGGGCCGAGCGGCACTACCGCCAGCCGCTCTTACCCCGCCCCACGGCCACGTGCCCCGCCCCCAGAACCGTGCCGCGTTCCCGCCAGCAGCTCTTGCCCCGCCCCCACGGCCGCGTGCCGCGTTCCCGCCAGCCGCTCCCCCGCCCAACGGCCGTCCAGCTCAAAGGACCGGGGTGACGTCATGGCTGGAAATAGCCGCAAGGCCAGCGGGGCGGGGCCGCCCCGGAAGCCCAAGACAAAGCTGCGCGGGGCACACGCCCCCTCCTCGCCCCCGCCGACCCGGGCGCGCCCCGCGCGGCCACCGCCCCGCCCGACTCCGGAGCCCGCCCAGGCCCCTACCGGCGCGGCCGCAGCGAAGCGCCGCACGCCCCATCTCCCGCATTCACAGGCGCGCAAGCCCCACACCGCGTCCCCCGCCTCGCCCCTGGCTCAGACGAGTAGTGCCGCCGCGGCAGCCCCACCACTCACTGCGCGCGCGTCGTCTGGGCCCGCGAAGTCCGGCGTGTGCATCGTGCCGGCCGGCCGGGAGCAACAAAGCGGCCACGGGGCGTGAGCTCGGGCGCAGCAGCGGCCGCACGTGGGctgcgggcggcggcggcggctacCTGGAGCTCCTGCGGCCGGCACGCGCCTCGCCCGCCCGCGCGGCACTGCCCCGGCGCGGCCCTCGCGGCGCGGGAGGGGCGGGGTT
This genomic window from Pongo pygmaeus isolate AG05252 chromosome 12, NHGRI_mPonPyg2-v2.0_pri, whole genome shotgun sequence contains:
- the KLF11 gene encoding Krueppel-like factor 11 isoform X1, translating into MHTPDFAGPDDARAVDIMDICESILERKRHDSERSTCSILEQTDMEAVEALVCMSSWGQRSQKGDLLRVRPLTPVSDSGDVTTTVHMDAATPELPKDFHSLSTLCITPPQSPDLVEPSTRTPVSPQVTDSKACTATDVLQSSAVVARALSRGAERGLLSLEPVPSSPCRAKGTSVIRHTGESPAACFPTTQTPDCQLSDSREGEEQLLGHFETLQDTHLTDSLLNTNLVSCQPCLHKSSGLLLTDKGQQAGWPVAVQTCSPKNYENDLPRKTTSLISVSVPAPPVLCQMIPVTGQSSMLPAFLKPPPQLSVGTVRPILAQAAPAPQPVFVGPPVPQGAVMLVLPQGALPPPAPCAANVMAAGNTKLLPLAPAPVFIASSQNCVPQVDFSRRRNYVCSFPGCRKTYFKSSHLKAHLRTHTGEKPFTCSWDGCDKKFARSDELSRHRRTHTGEKKFVCPVCDRRFMRSDHLTKHARRHMTTKKIPGWQAEVGKLNRIASAESPGSPLVSMPASA
- the KLF11 gene encoding Krueppel-like factor 11 isoform X2 — protein: MDICESILERKRHDSERSTCSILEQTDMEAVEALVCMSSWGQRSQKGDLLRVRPLTPVSDSGDVTTTVHMDAATPELPKDFHSLSTLCITPPQSPDLVEPSTRTPVSPQVTDSKACTATDVLQSSAVVARALSRGAERGLLSLEPVPSSPCRAKGTSVIRHTGESPAACFPTTQTPDCQLSDSREGEEQLLGHFETLQDTHLTDSLLNTNLVSCQPCLHKSSGLLLTDKGQQAGWPVAVQTCSPKNYENDLPRKTTSLISVSVPAPPVLCQMIPVTGQSSMLPAFLKPPPQLSVGTVRPILAQAAPAPQPVFVGPPVPQGAVMLVLPQGALPPPAPCAANVMAAGNTKLLPLAPAPVFIASSQNCVPQVDFSRRRNYVCSFPGCRKTYFKSSHLKAHLRTHTGEKPFTCSWDGCDKKFARSDELSRHRRTHTGEKKFVCPVCDRRFMRSDHLTKHARRHMTTKKIPGWQAEVGKLNRIASAESPGSPLVSMPASA